In one window of Pseudomonas benzenivorans DNA:
- the alaS gene encoding alanine--tRNA ligase, giving the protein MKSAEIREAFLSFFEEKGHTRVASSSLIPGNDPTLLFTNAGMNQFKDCFLGLEKRAYTRATTSQKCVRAGGKHNDLENVGYTARHHTFFEMLGNFSFGDYFKRDAIHFAWEFLTGDKWLKLPKDKLWVTVYASDDEAYDIWTQQVGVPAERMVRIGDNKGAPYASDNFWAMGDTGPCGPCTEIFFDHGADVAGGPPGSPDEDGDRYIEIWNNVFMQFNRTADGVMHPLPAPSVDTGMGLERISAVLQHVHSNYEIDLFQKLLDAAAQAIGCSNDGQASLKVVADHIRSCGFLIADGVTPSNEGRGYVLRRIIRRACRHGNKLGAKGSFFYRIVAALVAEMGEAFPELKQQQAHIERVLKGEEEQFAKTLEQGLKILEQDLVGLKGKMIPGETLFKLYDTYGFPVDLTGDIARERGLTIDEAGFEREMEGQRERARSASAFGMDYNSLVKVDADTQFTGYVCTADQGQVVALFKAGEAVEQLDEGEEGVVVLSQTPFYAESGGQVGDCGFLAAAAARFDVRDTTKAGGAFLHHGIIGNGTLRVGDQVTAQVDATVRQATALNHSATHLLHSALRLVLGEHVQQKGSLVDSQRLRFDFSHFEAVTPAQLKALEDMVNGEIRKNSEVETEETDIDTAKAKGAAALFGEKYGETVRMLTMGGGFSVELCGGTHVSRTGDIGLFKIVSEGGVAAGVRRIEAVTGAAALAYLNGAEEQLKEAAALVKGSRDNLLDKLAGVLERNRQLEKELEQLKAKAASAAGNDLAGSAVEVKGVKVLAARLDGLDGKALLAMVDQLKNKLGSAVILLGGVQDDKVVLVAGVTQDLTARLKAGELMKQAAAAVGGKGGGRPDMAQGGGSDAAALDGALALAVGFAEQGL; this is encoded by the coding sequence ATGAAAAGCGCAGAAATCCGTGAAGCCTTCCTGAGCTTCTTCGAAGAGAAAGGCCACACCCGTGTCGCCTCCAGCTCCCTGATCCCGGGCAACGACCCGACCCTGCTGTTCACTAACGCGGGGATGAACCAGTTCAAGGACTGCTTCCTCGGCCTGGAAAAGCGCGCCTACACCCGCGCCACCACCAGCCAGAAGTGCGTGCGCGCCGGCGGCAAGCACAACGACCTGGAGAACGTCGGTTATACCGCGCGTCACCACACCTTCTTCGAGATGCTCGGCAACTTCAGCTTCGGCGACTACTTCAAGCGCGACGCCATCCATTTCGCCTGGGAGTTCCTCACCGGCGACAAGTGGCTGAAGCTGCCCAAGGACAAGCTGTGGGTCACCGTCTATGCCAGCGACGACGAGGCCTACGACATCTGGACCCAGCAGGTCGGCGTGCCGGCCGAACGCATGGTGCGTATCGGCGACAACAAGGGCGCGCCCTACGCCTCCGACAACTTCTGGGCCATGGGTGACACCGGCCCCTGCGGGCCTTGCACCGAGATCTTCTTCGACCACGGTGCGGACGTGGCCGGCGGCCCGCCCGGCAGCCCGGACGAGGACGGTGACCGCTACATCGAGATCTGGAACAACGTGTTCATGCAGTTCAACCGCACCGCCGACGGCGTGATGCACCCGCTGCCGGCGCCGAGCGTGGATACCGGCATGGGCCTGGAGCGCATCAGCGCGGTGCTGCAGCACGTGCACTCGAACTACGAGATCGACCTGTTCCAGAAGCTGCTGGACGCCGCGGCCCAGGCCATCGGCTGCAGCAACGACGGCCAGGCTTCGCTCAAGGTGGTGGCCGATCACATCCGCTCCTGCGGCTTCCTGATCGCCGACGGCGTCACCCCGTCCAACGAGGGTCGCGGCTACGTGCTGCGCCGCATCATCCGTCGCGCCTGCCGTCACGGCAACAAGCTGGGCGCCAAGGGCAGTTTCTTCTATCGCATCGTCGCCGCCCTAGTGGCCGAGATGGGCGAGGCCTTCCCGGAACTCAAGCAGCAGCAGGCGCACATCGAGCGCGTGCTCAAGGGTGAGGAGGAGCAGTTCGCCAAGACCCTGGAGCAGGGCCTGAAGATACTCGAGCAGGACCTGGTCGGCCTCAAGGGCAAGATGATCCCCGGCGAGACCCTGTTCAAGCTGTACGACACCTACGGTTTCCCGGTCGACCTGACCGGCGACATCGCCCGCGAGCGCGGCCTGACCATCGACGAGGCCGGCTTCGAGCGCGAGATGGAGGGTCAGCGCGAGCGCGCCCGCTCCGCCAGTGCCTTCGGCATGGACTACAACAGCCTGGTCAAGGTGGACGCCGATACCCAGTTCACCGGTTACGTCTGCACCGCCGACCAGGGGCAGGTGGTCGCCCTGTTCAAGGCCGGCGAGGCGGTCGAGCAGTTGGACGAGGGCGAGGAGGGCGTGGTGGTGCTCAGCCAGACGCCGTTCTACGCCGAATCCGGCGGCCAGGTCGGCGACTGCGGTTTCCTCGCCGCGGCCGCTGCGCGCTTCGACGTGCGCGACACCACCAAGGCCGGCGGTGCCTTCCTGCACCACGGCATCATCGGCAATGGCACCCTGCGCGTGGGCGATCAGGTCACCGCCCAGGTCGATGCCACGGTGCGCCAGGCCACGGCGCTCAACCACTCGGCCACCCACCTGCTGCACTCGGCCCTGCGCCTGGTGCTCGGCGAGCACGTGCAGCAGAAGGGCTCGCTGGTCGACAGCCAGCGCCTGCGCTTCGACTTCAGCCACTTCGAGGCGGTGACCCCGGCCCAGCTCAAGGCGCTGGAGGATATGGTCAACGGCGAGATCCGCAAGAACAGCGAAGTGGAGACCGAGGAGACCGATATCGACACCGCCAAGGCCAAGGGCGCCGCGGCGCTGTTCGGCGAGAAGTACGGCGAGACCGTGCGCATGCTGACCATGGGCGGCGGCTTCTCCGTCGAACTGTGCGGCGGCACCCACGTCTCCCGTACCGGCGACATCGGCCTGTTCAAGATCGTCAGCGAGGGCGGTGTGGCCGCCGGCGTGCGCCGCATCGAGGCGGTCACCGGTGCCGCGGCGCTGGCCTACCTGAATGGCGCCGAGGAGCAGCTGAAAGAGGCGGCGGCGCTGGTCAAGGGCAGCCGCGACAACCTGCTGGACAAGCTCGCCGGGGTGCTGGAGCGCAACCGCCAACTGGAGAAGGAGCTGGAGCAGCTCAAGGCCAAGGCCGCCAGTGCCGCGGGCAACGACCTGGCCGGCTCGGCGGTGGAGGTCAAGGGCGTCAAGGTGCTGGCCGCGCGTCTCGACGGCCTGGACGGCAAGGCGCTGCTGGCGATGGTCGACCAGCTGAAGAACAAGCTGGGCAGCGCGGTGATCCTGCTCGGCGGCGTGCAGGACGACAAGGTGGTGCTGGTGGCCGGAGTGACCCAGGACCTGACCGCCAGGCTCAAGGCCGGCGAGCTGATGAAGCAGGCAGCGGCGGCCGTGGGCGGCAAGGGCGGCGGTCGCCCGGACATGGCCCAGGGCGGCGGCAGCGATGCGGCGGCGCTGGACGGCGCCCTGGCGCTGGCCGTGGGGTTCGCCGAGCAAGGGTTGTAA